The region ctgtagaccaggctggcctcgaactcagaaatcagcctgcctctgcttcccaagtgctgggattaaagatgtgtgccaccaccactgcctggcttagaggAGATTTCTTGTTAGAATAAGAAAGAGAGACCATCTAGGAGAAATCaaagctgagagaaaaaaaagcatcCTATGAATGGCCAGAACTATCTGTATGAGAGGAGAGAATAGAACAGAATAACAGATAATACCAATAATATCAGGAAAGAAAATAGTAGAAGATATTCGGGCCAGGGGAAAACCTTGCTATTATAAAGAGAACAGGGATCTGGAACAGCCTGGGTCCTAGCATCATGCAGGAGGAGTGATGGAGGAGTGATGGAGGAGTGGTGGAAAAGGGCCTGAGAGCTTTGAGATGTAACTACTGGTATATTAATGGAAAGCCATGTCCTTATTGctagtcaagaaaaaaaaaagtcctttagGTGGATAGAAACTATTTGGTATTGCATAAACAattattatgcttttttttttctggggaagactatttctttcACTCTTAGAATCCCtaattttcctgtagttcttatGCAAAGTTTAGACTTCATGagcttttttcttccttgttcagGTCTTATTTGGGTACCTATATTGGGGAGATTTCATGGATATCTtatctgacatttctaggagaaacAATCTCATAGAAAATTCTGCTATAAAGCTCACCTGCTATTAGATGACTCAGCTTTTGTTAGACAAGGAATGCCTAACAGTTCTAAAGATAGGAGTAGGTGCATTTTAAGGAGTCAAATGACTTTGAGTTTACACAAGATTACTGTGATAGGTTATCAAAATGCTAATACAACTAAGGTAATACAGTACAATTCACCCATATCCTCAAAAATAGGAATCTATGTGACTGTATTATCAATATTTACAAAGTATACTGACAGTGGTTagttatatttcttatttttcaaaaaatatccataaaatgcaaaaatgttaTTAATGACACTATCACCAAAtaagatttctctctcttttttttcttttaggagttCATTTATTCAAGGATGTCTTTATGTGACCACAAATActaccttaaacttctgatcttcctgcctctactttcttgGGATTAACAGCACTGGGAAACTAAGGTTTGACTGCATACAAAGCAAAGCACTTTAACAACTGAGTTATATTTTTAGTTCCATGTATTCTTAAGCATAGGTTTGCCTcaaccttgttttttgtttgcttgctttttgttattttgtttttggaaatcATGTCTATAAAGCTCATGCTGCCCTGAAACTTGTTATATAGATCTGGTTTGCCACGAAGAGGTAGATTCCCAGGACCCTGTATTTGGTAGGGTTAAAGCCATCTTTACTTTTAAACAGAAATTTGCCTTCTAAATTATTTCATCAAAATTACagtatcaaatatatataatatagatatttctattgaagtgttttgtttgtttatttaattttttttatgctctctctccctcttgacTTCTGTCtaccctctccccttttctctctctttttgtttttcaagtcagaatttctttgtgtaaccctggtcATGCTGGAACTAGCTCTGTTGACTAAGTCTGTCTCTTACTCCTGAGtgctgctggaattaaagatgtaagACACCGAAAGCCGGTTTTTGGATATGTTTTTACtagttctttttgttattgttgtttgtcttaaattatgtaaataatttCTACAGTGTTGCATATTAACTGtaagctttccagttttgttttgttttgtttttccctgctCAGCAGGCACCTAACTCTTCACCAAAAATCCACAGGTCCAGAAAGACCTGTGTTTCTTGAGTCCAGAAATACCCTTCAGCCAATctagttttattaaaataaaatttcagctgAGCAAATATATCagtaaataaaaactttcttttgACCACTCACATAAGTTAAAATTCAAACGCCTGAGACACTCAGAAAACCTAAGACAAAGAGGATACTTTTACTTCAGCcccagaggtgggggtggagcttgGGATGTGATGGGGCTTTTACTGGGGCTGCCCATGAGCTTGCCTGCATTAATAGTTAGGATTTCCATGGAAAATAGCCGTTGAAACTTTGTATATTGTTTTTTTAGTAAGTTTTATAAAACTCATTATATAAAGTCACTCAGAGTGAAGTCTCGTAATGAGGCTACAACCATGATTACTGTCCGTTTTTCCAGGCTAGATCCTTAGTCAGCCTATCATCCGCCATTTTACAGCCCCGCCCATCGGATAGTGCGTTCTGTGACGCGACAGCCGAGGCTACAACCACTTCCTCCTTTCGTGAGCAAGATGGCGGGCGGAGAGGCTCGAGTCACTCTCGGGCAGCCGCATCTTTCTCGTCAGGATCTTACAACTTTGGTGAGATTTTTGCTTCCTGAACCGCTGAGTAAAGTCCATAGTGGGGGAAGCGTTGGGATTAGGTTGTTCCGGCAGTTTTGGAGCGCGAGAAGGGATACCGGTGATACCGACTGTATTTCAGACAGACAGTGACCAAATCCTCGAACTTAAAGCTTGTCGTTGAGACTTTATTAATGTGGCTAAATTTTTTACCTCTGACGGTTTGAGTTGTGAACATATGATAAACAATTTTAACGTTAGTTTTTTTGTAAATACGTGAAAAAAGTTCTTACCTTCGCCGAAGTGCGTGAACTCTCATGTAGTGAGAATGAATTGCTTTTGTACGGAGAGTAACGTTCTTTTTAGTTTACTCGACCGCTAAAATCCTTTAAAGATTGCTGTGAAAATGTACCTCCAGAACATCTGTTTCTTTCCATACTATTctaaaaataaccttaaaaataAGATAACAGGAAAAAACCCTTTTCTTAAAATAGGAACAGAAAGGAGATAGTGCAGAGCTGTGGGTCTATTGTAAACCCCTTGGTCTAAGGAAAATGTTGGTTTGCCTTGAAAGGTAATGgacttaaaaatgtttccttgCAGGATGTTACCAAGTTGACTCCGCTTTCACATGAAATTATCAGCAGACAAGCCACAATTAATATAGGTAAGAGCAACTGTTAATTAGTAGTTGGAACTATTCTGTTGTAATTGTTGCTTATGGCAATAGataattctgtattttctttgaagTTATCAGACTCAAATTGTCCTCAGTTAGAATGCTGCAGGTCCTGTAAAAGTAGTTACCTAAATAATTCTCATCAGATATTCCAGAAATCATAGGTTGGGTGTCTTTAAAGGGAACTTTTAGGGGATAGGTAGGACCTCATTTTGTAGTTTTACTGATGTGGGGTTTGCTTTGTAAATTAGATGGGCGTCTCAGGCTCACAGTGATCTTCTTGTTTGTGCCtctgaagtactgggattaaatgcttgCGTATAATTTTACCAAATAGGATACAAAGGGCTTTCAGTTACATTTCAGAACAGAATTTGTGAAAAGGTGAAATTGAtatcatatacattatatttatataaatgtataaatgtaaagTCTCAGTACTTGGTGTAGTTGTAtgcataattttttgttttgttttgtttttgtaggcaCAATTGGTCATGTTGCTCATGGGAAATCTACAGTTGTAAAAGCCATTTCTGGTGTTCACACTGTCCGATTCAAAAATGAACTAGAAAGGAATATTACCATAAAACTTGGATATGCTAATGCCAAGGTATGTAATATACAATGGAGGTAGGAACTATTTTAATTAGTGATTATGGCAATTGAAAAATCCATTGTTGTCTTTGAAATTTTCAGATTTATAAGCTTGATGACTCAAGTTGTCCTCGACCAGAATGTTACAGATCTTGTGGAAGTAGTACACCTGATGAGTTTCCTTCAGATATTCCAGGGACCAAAGGAAACTTCAGACTAGTAAGGTGATTATTTCAATGCTTAATGAAATAATTAGTTATTAAGTAACTAATAAAAGGTCATCTTGATGCAAATTTATATTTAGTAAACTGGGGGTAAAAAAAACAACTCGAATAATATCTCTTTTCTAGGAGATGTGACAGTTGCTTAGTAGCCTAAATTGTTTTAATGGCTGGAGATATGCTGTAGATGCTtgcttcaaaaaaacaaaacaaaacaaaacaaaaaacttaaaccactgcaaataaaaaaattactatcTCTAGGtataattttaaaaccatttatTCCGATCTCCAAAATTAGTTTGTACAAGTCTTAAGATTAgctatatatatagagagagatagatagatagatatagatatagataaaattttcttttttccagataGCTTATGTTTTCCCCTCAAAATTGATAGGCTTAACAGCAGACAATAAAACAAGTTACAAAGTCAAGGATGAAAGTGAAAATTAAGGCCATTGTGTGGTGGTGGatgttttaatcccagtatttgggagatagaggcaggtagacctctctgagtagccagcctggtctacatagtgaaaccttttattaaaaagaaagtaaattaggACCCCTCTGAACAGCAGTGTATAATTAGTGAAAATAAATACATCGATTCTTCAAGAAGCTAAAACTGCCAAAGACTATACAATATGGTAGACTTGTAACTATTAAATTAATTTGGCTGGACCTGTACCTGGGCATGTAATTCCCATTTTGAGGGAAGCTATTTGTAGCTCCACAAAGTTTAAGACCTTGTAAATGTCTTAGATTTGCATTTTGAAGTTCTGCggccagcaagcctcagagaTCATCCCCTGCCAGGGGGATGATATAGACAGTAGGTATTCCCATATGTACAAATACTTTTATTACTAAGCTATTTCTCTAGCACGTCATAATCTAAAGAGTGTGATATATTTATTGGTTGGTTTGAAGACTGATGATTATTTCTCCAATAGACACGTTTCCTTTGTTGATTGTCCTGGTCATGATATTTTGATGGCAACTATGCTGAATGGGGCAGCAGTGATGGATGCAGCTCTTCTGTTGATAGGTAAAGTCAGAATTGGTTTAGTTAAGTCAGTGTAAATCTAGTAACTTTTAAAGGTATTAAGGACCATAAGATAAGTGGAAAATTTCCAGTGACTCAACCaaaaatactaatactaatactaatagcTGATTAGCTatcaaaaaaaaaccacttagtCTGCTTATTCACTATTTATAGAAGCGTGGAACTTGGTTATACTAATAACAAATTAATATCACAACCTTAGGGAGTATGATCCTATTTGTGTAGAACAAATACGTCTTTATAGTACTTTGTTACATTTGTGTTCATTTTGAGTTTTTGAATgtgatatttttccattttgttcatacttttttgtttgtggcTATGTATAAGAAAGTACTTCACATTAAAATTTATTGTGTCTATAaatataaagtttcttttattcagGAATTTGGTATTTTTGCCTCAAGTCTTTTTCAGGCTAAAGAACAGTATGACCAGAAACTTATATTTATACAGGGTAAGAACCCATAATACTTAAGAATGTTTGAATCACTTTGATAGACATTAGATGTACGTTAAATACACTACCAAGAGTTGCAGTTATCATCCTAAGATTTAGGTGCATCAGGGTAAGTTTTTAAGACCTCTTGGGTCTTGGTTTCACCTCTGCTGAagtaacttaaattttttttttttttttaatgacaacttCTGTCTTGAGGCATTATATCCTAGAATTAATCATGAGTAAAacaatttaaagtctttttttattagggaattaaGTCTTAATACTTGGCTTCagttgtttaaaacatttttttccttttaaatcaaTTTAGCTGGTAATGAATCTTGCCCTCAACCTCAGACTTCTGAACACCTGGCTGCCATTGAAATTATGAAGCTAAAACATATTTTGATTCtgcaaaataaaattgatttggTGAAAGAAAGTCAGGCTAAAGAGCAGTATGAACAGATACTTGCATTTGTACAGGGTAAGAACCCATAATACTTAAGAATGTTTGCGTCACCTTGGTATACATTTAATCTAGTATCTTAATATATTGGATCATCCAAACACAGAATTTATGGTGTCAGTCCATTGTCTTTTCATTCTTCATAAAACTGTTATTTGCTAACTTGATGTAAAGTATTAAGTGTTTCTGAATTAGATGTACTGTATGTACATTTAAACAAAACATTATATTCTAGAATCatcagttttaaaagattttttagtTTGATTGTAAATATGGGGAGGGGTGGTATGTACCACATTGTGTATTTGAAGCAAGCTGATTCTCTTTCCCACCATGGGGTTGCCCAAGGATTGAATGCatatcatcaggcttggcagcaagtactcttacccactgagcctatTGACTGCATACAAACCAgactttttatatattatatataacatataatctATATATCAACTACCACCCAAGAGTACAGTGAGTGTAAGtattgtcattatttttcttttgtgtctttttgaagtttccattcttttttattaaatacttaccAAAGTAGCACCTGTCAATGTTTATTCCCTTTATAGAGTATAATAACAGGGATTACATTTGGGAGagaaaaatgttacatttttatatgtgaattatgatttctttttttgttacttaGGAGGTTGACTACAAACCCTGTTACctggtaaataaaataaattatgttccTCAAATCTCATTATGCTTACTACAGGCCATTTATCAGTCAACATTTGATTAATAAGCAAATACTCCCAATAGTATTTGATAAGTAATgcttataatttttgttttgttttgttttgttttgtcttttgacacagaatttctctgtatacacctggctgtcctggaactcactctgtagaccaggctggcctcgaactcagaaatctacctgcctctgtcccaagtgctgggattaaaggtgtacaccattaCTGCCTCACTCTAATTTTTATCCTGACATTTATTAAATGGATAAATTGTTATTTTTGAAAGCTTTTACAATTAGCAGTGTTTCTTTACTTGCAGTAGGTATATTTAATCACTTGTATTGGTAGTATCTTAACATTTTCCCCTAAAAGGACTTATTATTTAAAGATGGAAATGTCATTAAGAGTAATCATTTCTATCTTGGCTAAGATGTGTGGgagtatataagtatatttttagtatatttaacagttttttaaatttttatttaattttgttttatgtgcattggtgttttacctgcatccatatctgtgtgagggtgtcagatcttggagttacagttaTAAGACCCCATGTGGaagcttggaattgaacctggtttctctggaagtgcagtcagtgtgCTCAacccccaagccatctctccttcccagccctctctcctgccctatTTAATTGTTTTATGAAGCACATAAACATGTCTAAATTTTGCCATGTAGGTACAGTAGCTGAAGGAGCTCCAATTATTCCAATTTCTGCACAGTTAAAATACAATATTGAAGTTGTATGTGAGTATATAGTAAAGAAAATTCCAGTACCTCTAAGAGATTTTACTTCAGAACCCCGACTTATTGGTAAGAACTTTACTTTCTAGCCCTTGATTgagttatttattgtt is a window of Mastomys coucha isolate ucsf_1 chromosome Y, UCSF_Mcou_1, whole genome shotgun sequence DNA encoding:
- the LOC116096496 gene encoding eukaryotic translation initiation factor 2 subunit 3, Y-linked, whose translation is MAGGEARVTLGQPHLSRQDLTTLDVTKLTPLSHEIISRQATINIGTIGHVAHGKSTVVKAISGVHTVRFKNELERNITIKLGYANAKIYKLDDSSCPRPECYRSCGSSTPDEFPSDIPGTKGNFRLVRHVSFVDCPGHDILMATMLNGAAVMDAALLLIAGNESCPQPQTSEHLAAIEIMKLKHILILQNKIDLVKESQAKEQYEQILAFVQGTVAEGAPIIPISAQLKYNIEVVCEYIVKKIPVPLRDFTSEPRLIVIRSFDVNKPGCEVDDLKGGVAGGSILKGVLKVGQEIEVRPGIVSKDGEGKLMCKPIFSKIVSLFAEHNDLQYAAPGGLIGVGTKIDPTLCRADRMVGQVLGAVGALPEIFTELEISYFLLRRLLGVRTEGDKKAAKVQKLSKNEVLMVNIGSLSTGGRVSAVKADLGKIVLTNPVCTEVGEKIALSRRVEKHWRLIGWGQIRRGVTIKPTIDDE